One stretch of Cyanobium sp. Tous-M-B4 DNA includes these proteins:
- a CDS encoding sigma-70 family RNA polymerase sigma factor, whose protein sequence is MVVNDYKLSPPPPDDLAGLYDAYSPAVYRLALRLCRDSAAAEDLLQDVFLRYWRQERYDASRGPVLAYLLLLTRSMAINRLSQQRNRWHLLQRWSTQLLGGHTRSPHDWAELGDLAERMRSALARIHPNQRQVLELAYYEGMSQSTIAEHLQIPLGTVKTRSRQGLLALRGHLMDFSSSSLNALAPSPTAADHHGRP, encoded by the coding sequence ATGGTCGTCAACGATTACAAACTCTCGCCACCGCCGCCCGACGATCTGGCCGGCCTCTACGACGCCTACAGCCCTGCTGTCTACCGCTTGGCGCTGCGTCTCTGCCGCGACAGCGCCGCGGCGGAAGATCTTTTGCAGGACGTTTTCCTGCGCTACTGGCGCCAAGAGCGCTACGACGCCAGCCGCGGGCCGGTGCTCGCCTACCTGCTGCTGCTCACCCGCTCGATGGCGATCAACCGCCTCAGCCAGCAACGCAATCGCTGGCATCTGCTGCAGCGCTGGTCTACCCAGCTTCTAGGCGGGCACACCCGCAGCCCCCACGACTGGGCGGAGCTGGGGGATCTGGCCGAGCGCATGCGCAGCGCCCTGGCACGCATTCACCCCAACCAGCGCCAGGTACTGGAACTGGCCTACTACGAGGGCATGAGTCAGTCGACGATCGCCGAACACCTGCAGATACCCCTGGGCACGGTGAAGACACGCTCCCGCCAGGGCCTGCTTGCCCTGCGTGGCCATCTTATGGATTTCTCCTCCAGTTCCCTCAACGCCCTCGCCCCCTCCCCCACCGCCGCCGATCACCATGGCCGCCCTTGA